In Babesia bovis T2Bo chromosome 3, whole genome shotgun sequence, the genomic window GTCTATGGACCATATGGATACCCTTGGACGAACAAGTGTGATTCcgttgtttatattatgccagaaatacatatattgcGTCGCCAGACACTGTATAATTCAATATTGATGCACTATATAGGATGTGTGTATAGTTATAGATGGAAGCCTTTGGAATCGAACATCTTGAAACCAACATTGCAATTGACCCAGGTCCTAGCATACCAGACGGTTATGCCGATTTGTATTATGGTACCTGTGGCTTTAGAGCGTCTGTAGAAACACCGCAAAACCACCTCGATCATGTAGTTTATCGATGTGGTATACTATTGGCTCTGATGCCATTCTTAAGAGGTCCAAATAGACCATCTTCCCAGGCTATATCGGAAGAGAGACCTGTCCATGCACATGATGACACGTCGGGCGTTGAGGACAATTTAAATCGCACTGTATCCGCAGGAGTAGTAATCACTGCCAGCCACAATGGCCCAGAGGACAACGGGATCAAGATACTGGAAAACAACGGTAACCTGTTGGACCCATTCTGGGAAAATAAATTAACGCAGTTTATTAACTGGCGCGATGACATCGGTAAATATCTGAGCAACATGTTACGTTCACAtgctatagaatatatatcaaccaAGCAAATATATAAGATATTTATAGGCTGTGATACACGGGATTCCGGTCCACATCTTTGTCATATGCTAGATAAAGGTATCAAGGCGGCTGCAGAAGCATTCATGTTAAAAGGTGTTATTTCCATAAATCTGGGAGTAGTCACGACGCCGACAGTCAGCTACATCCTGCACAATAACCTAAATGGAGCAACTGACGACACGCAGTATGTCGAGGCGTTAAAAGAAGCATTCATCGGAGCTGTGTATGCGCTACAGTCTTTGGGATGCGTGACCAAGCATGATGGCCTTACTAAAATGAGGCCTCTTTGCTACGACTGTGCATATGGTGTTGGCGCCTATGTTATCGTCAGGTTCTTTCACTGCCTTGAACTGTTAGGGATCGATGCGAGTGTTTGCAACAACCCAGAGACTGACCCAATTAACGCACAGAAACTGCTGAACGATCGCTGTGGAGCGCATTACGTCGTGAGCGCAATGAAGCCACCTAGATCCGTTGAATTGTCGGAAGGGCAATGGTGTGCTTCATTCGATGGAGACGCGGATAGGCTTGTATATTTCACCCCAAAGGACAATTCTGTGTTATT contains:
- a CDS encoding putative phosphoacetylglucosamine mutase; this translates as MEAFGIEHLETNIAIDPGPSIPDGYADLYYGTCGFRASVETPQNHLDHVVYRCGILLALMPFLRGPNRPSSQAISEERPVHAHDDTSGVEDNLNRTVSAGVVITASHNGPEDNGIKILENNGNLLDPFWENKLTQFINWRDDIGKYLSNMLRSHAIEYISTKQIYKIFIGCDTRDSGPHLCHMLDKGIKAAAEAFMLKGVISINLGVVTTPTVSYILHNNLNGATDDTQYVEALKEAFIGAVYALQSLGCVTKHDGLTKMRPLCYDCAYGVGAYVIVRFFHCLELLGIDASVCNNPETDPINAQKLLNDRCGAHYVVSAMKPPRSVELSEGQWCASFDGDADRLVYFTPKDNSVLLIDGTRLLVLTVKFMKLLMDLSQPDERQPISIGILVNRYANGAAVQYIESMVAQWNSPSSRIIWELQFCNVGVKHFQAKALDYDIAIFYESNGHGNVIFNKTHRYLGDADLMEKVSYIFRNPIGDAVANTLFVELALYTLGLTYNDVLGFYNDLPCVNDTVNVPQHKLQYFRSCSENDTILLEPRELQDLVEESTSRYNGARAFIRPSGTEPKCRIYAEAPTMEEALLLVDEIKTHIQRFL